A window from Brachyhypopomus gauderio isolate BG-103 chromosome 6, BGAUD_0.2, whole genome shotgun sequence encodes these proteins:
- the tnfsf14 gene encoding tumor necrosis factor ligand superfamily member 14, giving the protein MTGCGSECPAVFVVDSQAALPPLPPRPGRKQAQRGRSPAQTMLFLLVAVALCCVAVEACFIYRLYATQQNANQNHEGPRTEARKGGPEKDGDIIPKTRQHTVMKPAKPLAHLTAGSERPDSKGVMRWATSDPEVHDIEYREGALVISREGFYYVYSKLCFSLDRDMFDYTVMKNSSRYMGDPIELLRYRVYEFKPTKKGSQGSGYLGGVFHLLKDDALFVQLRNRTALRLQNAADNFFGMFML; this is encoded by the exons ATGACAGGGTGTGGGAGCGAGTGCCCCGCCGTGTTTGTGGTGGACAGCCAGGCGGCTCTCCCGCCCCTGCCCCCCAGGCCGGGCCGCAAGCAGGCCCAGCGGGGCAGAAGCCCGGCCCAGACCATGCTCTTCCTGCTGGTGGCGGTGGCTCTGTGCTGCGTGGCCGTGGAGGCCTGCTTCATCTACCGCCTGTACGCAACTCAGCAGAACGCC aatcagaatcatgAAGGCCCACGAACAGAGGCAAGGAAAG GCGGACCAGAGAAAGATGGCGATATTATACCAAAAACCAGACAGCACACAGTGATGAAGCCAGCGAAACCACTGGCTCACCTTACAG CTGGTAGTGAAAGGCCAGACAGTAAAGGAGTGATGCGGTGGGCCACCTCGGATCCTGAAGTTCATGACATAGAGTACAGGGAAGGGGCGCTAGTGATCTCCAGAGAAGGTTTCTACTACGTGTACTCCAAGCTGTGCTTCAGCCTGGACAGAGACATGTTCGACTACACCGTGATGAAGAACTCGTCGCGATACATGGGCGACCCCATCGAGCTCCTGCGATACCGCGTGTACGAGTTTAAACCCACCAAGAAAGGCTCGCAGGGGAGCGGCTACCTGGGCGGGGTTTTCCACCTGCTCAAGGACGACGCTCTTTTTGTCCAGCTGAGGAACAGAACCGCGCTCCGACTGCAGAACGCGGCCGACAACTTCTTCGGCATGTTCATGCTGTAG